In Banduia mediterranea, the DNA window GCACGGCGATGCGCGCCAATCTGTCGGTGCACGAACCGCGGGCGCCGCAGGACCCGGATTCGGCGCTGGCGTTCTCGATGGAGGGTTATCAGGGCACGGCCAAACCGGCCTCACTGATCGCCTTCGCCTGGGCACCGAACTGGAACTCGCCGCAGGCCTGGAACAAGTTTCAGGACGAAGTCGGCGGCGCGCTGCGCATCAATCCGCCCAGCGAGCACCTGATCAAAAGCAGCGGCTCCGGCGACTACCGCGCCTGGAGCAGCCCGGCGCCAGCCGAAGGCCCGGTCGCCCTGCCGCTGCATCACATCTTCGGCAGCGACGCGCTGTCGGCCCGCGCCGCGCCGATCGCCTCGCGCATGCCGGCTGCCTATGTGGCGCTGCATCCGGACGATGCCTCCCAACTCGGTCTTGCCGAAGGCGCGTCCGTGAAAATATCGCTGGATGGCACCGCCACCACCCTGCCGTTACGCCTCGACGACAGCCTGATGCCGGGACAGGTGGGCCTGCCGCGCGGACTGCCCGGCGTGCCGTATTTCGACGGCGGCGCGGCGATTCAACTGGGAGTGAATGGATGACCTCCTTCACTCACCGACCCACAGGCATGCTCCCTTCTCCCTCCGGGAGAGGGCTACACCCACGAACGACAATGGGCGTACCGACATGATCGAACGCCTCTGGACACCCGAATTCCAGGCGGTGTTCTTCGCCACCCTGCAGGCCGGCGTGCTGCTGCTGGGCGTCACCATCGTCTCCGCCTGGACGATCTGGTGGGAACGCCGCCTGCTCGGCTTCTTCCAGGACCGGCTCGGCCCGAACCGGGTCGGCCCACTGGGCCTGGGTCAGGTCATCGCCGACATGCTCAAGATGTTCTTCAAGGAGGACTGGACGCCGCCGTTCGTCGACAAGCCGACCTTCCTGCTGGCGCCGTTCATCTCGCTGGCGATGATGCTGCTGATGTTCCTGGTAGTGCCGCTGACGCCGGACATCCGCGTGGCCGACCTGGACATGGGCGTGCTGGTATTCCTGGCGCTGGCCGGACTCGCGGTCTACGCGGTGATGCTGGCCGGCTGGTCGTCCAACAACAAGTACGCGCTGCTCGGCGGCCTGCGCTCCACCGCGCAGACCATCACCTACGAGGTGTTCCTGGGCCTGGCGCTGATGGGCACGGTGATGCTCGCCGGCTCGTTCAGGCTCGGCGATATCGTCGAGGCGCAACGCGGGCTGTGGTTCGTGGTGTCGCAGTTTCCCGGCTTCATCCTGTTCGCACTGGCCGGTATCGCCGTGGTCCACCGCGCGCCCTTCGACCTGCCGGAAGCCGAATCCGAACTGGCGGATGGCTACCACATCGAATATTCGAGCATGAAGTTCGGCATGTTCATGGTCAGCGAATACGTCGGCGTGGTCGTGATCTCGGCGCTGCTGACCACGTTCTACTTCGGCGGCTGGCTGGGCCCCGGCTTTCTGCCGCCGCTGGCCTGGTTCTGCCTCAAGACCTTCTTCTTCATGTGTGTGTTCATCCTGCTGCGCGCCTCGCTGCCGCGCCCGCGCTACGACCAGATGATGGCGGCGGGCTGGAAATTCTGCCTGCCGCTGGCGCTGATCAATCTGCTGGCGACCGGCGCGATCGTGCTGCTCAAGGACGGAGGGCTTTCGTGAAAGCAATCCTCATCGGCATCTTCACCAATCTGCGCACCATCTGGGTCGTGTTCACGCATCTGTTCCGCAAGCACGACGTGATCGAGTATCCCGAGGTCAAGCCCTACATGCCGCCGCGCTACCGCGGCCGTATCGTGCTCACGCGCGACCCGGACGGCGAGGAACGCTGCGTCGCCTGCAATCTGTGCGCGGTGGCCTGCCCGGTGGCCTGCATCTCGCTGCAGAAGGCCGAGCGCGAGGACGGGCGCTGGTATCCGGAGTTCTTCCGCATCAACTTCTCGCGCTGCATCTACTGCGGTTTCTG includes these proteins:
- the nuoH gene encoding NADH-quinone oxidoreductase subunit NuoH; the encoded protein is MIERLWTPEFQAVFFATLQAGVLLLGVTIVSAWTIWWERRLLGFFQDRLGPNRVGPLGLGQVIADMLKMFFKEDWTPPFVDKPTFLLAPFISLAMMLLMFLVVPLTPDIRVADLDMGVLVFLALAGLAVYAVMLAGWSSNNKYALLGGLRSTAQTITYEVFLGLALMGTVMLAGSFRLGDIVEAQRGLWFVVSQFPGFILFALAGIAVVHRAPFDLPEAESELADGYHIEYSSMKFGMFMVSEYVGVVVISALLTTFYFGGWLGPGFLPPLAWFCLKTFFFMCVFILLRASLPRPRYDQMMAAGWKFCLPLALINLLATGAIVLLKDGGLS
- the nuoI gene encoding NADH-quinone oxidoreductase subunit NuoI, which encodes MKAILIGIFTNLRTIWVVFTHLFRKHDVIEYPEVKPYMPPRYRGRIVLTRDPDGEERCVACNLCAVACPVACISLQKAEREDGRWYPEFFRINFSRCIYCGFCEEACPTSSIQLTPDYEMADYKRQDLVYEKEDLLIAGPGKDPNYNFYRIAGLEIAGKPKGGARNEAQPVDVKSLLP